A window of the Gemmatirosa kalamazoonensis genome harbors these coding sequences:
- a CDS encoding prolyl oligopeptidase family serine peptidase produces the protein MSHRWTLVPAALAAALAVAPDATAQPTVTSTANTTTGTRVQYPQTKTVDQVDDYHGTRVADPYRWLEDLDAPATADWVKAQNAVTFAYLAGIPGRDAIKARLTEMWNYPRVSLPFREGGRLFFTKNAGLQRQSPYYMTTGRSSDGAALVLDPNAISADGSVALSRFNPDPSGRWLAYGLSEGGADWVTLHVKNLASGTDLDDVVRWVRYSSPSWTKDGEGFFYTRYPEPPTAGGKTLSNASRDPVVHYHKLGTPQTADVAVFRYPAEPTWGVNGYVSEDGRWLFTSVGRGTDPENQLYAADMGDPKKPNVGAKLVPIDTTLAASFTPIGVVGTTAYVLTNLDAPRYKVVAIDLRKPARTGWKTVIPESRNTLENVSLVGGKLVAQWLVDVKSEVTIHELSGRQVGTLPLPGMGTLAGLSGREDSPELYYGFTSFLVPNTVFRYDLGTGKQETFFAPNVPFDPSPYETEQVFYTSKDGTRVPMFVVHKKGLALDGQNPTMLYAYGGFNVVQAPAFSASVIAWLEMGGVYASANLRGGGEYGEAWHQAGKLDRKQNVFDDFIAAAEYLVDRKYTSPAKLAIRGGSNGGLLVGAVMNQRPDLFAVAIPQVGVMDMLRYHKFSAGVFWVPEYGSADDPQQFQTLAKYSPLHNLKPGTCYPATLVTTADHDDRVVPGHSFKYASALQAAQGCDRPTLIRIEAQGSHGYRPLDRTIAEQADLWAFAAKNLGVDVKFAKSRAMQ, from the coding sequence ATGTCACACCGCTGGACGCTCGTCCCGGCGGCGCTCGCCGCCGCTCTCGCCGTCGCGCCGGACGCCACCGCGCAGCCGACCGTCACGTCCACCGCCAACACGACCACCGGCACGCGCGTGCAGTATCCGCAGACCAAGACCGTCGACCAGGTCGACGACTACCACGGCACCCGCGTCGCGGACCCGTACCGCTGGCTCGAGGACCTCGACGCGCCGGCGACGGCCGACTGGGTGAAGGCGCAGAACGCCGTCACGTTCGCGTACCTCGCGGGCATCCCCGGACGCGACGCGATCAAGGCGCGGCTCACCGAGATGTGGAACTACCCGCGCGTCTCCCTCCCCTTCCGCGAGGGCGGGCGGCTGTTCTTCACGAAGAACGCGGGGCTGCAGCGGCAGTCGCCGTACTACATGACGACCGGCCGCTCGTCGGACGGCGCGGCGCTCGTGCTCGACCCGAACGCGATCTCCGCCGACGGATCCGTCGCGCTCTCGCGGTTCAACCCCGACCCGAGCGGACGCTGGCTCGCTTACGGGCTCTCCGAGGGCGGCGCAGACTGGGTCACGCTGCACGTGAAGAACCTCGCCAGCGGCACGGACCTCGACGACGTCGTGCGATGGGTGCGCTACTCGAGCCCGAGCTGGACGAAGGACGGCGAGGGATTCTTCTACACGCGCTATCCGGAGCCGCCGACCGCGGGCGGGAAGACGCTGTCGAACGCGTCGCGCGACCCGGTGGTGCACTACCACAAGTTAGGCACCCCGCAGACCGCCGACGTCGCGGTGTTTCGCTATCCCGCGGAGCCGACGTGGGGCGTCAACGGCTACGTGAGCGAGGACGGCCGCTGGCTGTTCACGTCCGTCGGCCGCGGCACGGATCCGGAGAACCAGCTCTACGCCGCGGACATGGGCGACCCGAAGAAGCCCAACGTCGGCGCGAAGCTGGTCCCCATCGACACCACGCTCGCGGCGTCGTTCACGCCGATCGGCGTCGTCGGCACGACGGCGTACGTGCTCACGAACCTCGACGCGCCGCGCTACAAGGTCGTCGCGATCGATCTGCGGAAGCCCGCGCGCACGGGGTGGAAGACCGTCATCCCCGAGTCGCGCAACACGCTGGAGAACGTGTCCCTCGTCGGCGGGAAGCTCGTCGCGCAGTGGCTCGTCGACGTGAAGAGCGAGGTCACCATCCACGAGCTGTCGGGCAGGCAGGTCGGCACGCTGCCACTGCCGGGCATGGGCACGCTCGCCGGGCTGTCGGGACGCGAGGACTCGCCGGAGCTGTACTACGGCTTCACGTCGTTCCTCGTGCCCAACACGGTCTTCCGCTACGACCTCGGCACCGGCAAGCAGGAGACGTTCTTCGCGCCGAACGTCCCGTTCGACCCGTCGCCGTACGAGACCGAGCAGGTGTTCTACACGTCGAAGGACGGCACGCGCGTGCCGATGTTCGTCGTGCACAAGAAGGGGCTCGCGCTCGACGGGCAGAACCCGACGATGCTCTACGCGTACGGCGGCTTCAACGTCGTGCAGGCGCCGGCGTTCTCGGCCTCGGTCATCGCGTGGCTGGAGATGGGCGGCGTGTACGCGAGCGCGAACCTCCGCGGCGGCGGCGAGTACGGCGAGGCGTGGCACCAGGCCGGCAAGCTCGATCGCAAGCAGAACGTGTTCGACGACTTCATCGCCGCCGCCGAGTACCTCGTCGACCGGAAGTACACGTCGCCCGCGAAGCTCGCGATCCGCGGCGGGTCGAACGGCGGGCTGCTCGTCGGCGCGGTGATGAACCAGCGTCCGGATCTGTTCGCCGTCGCCATCCCGCAGGTGGGTGTGATGGACATGCTGCGCTACCACAAATTCTCGGCCGGCGTGTTCTGGGTGCCGGAGTACGGCTCCGCCGACGACCCGCAGCAGTTCCAGACGCTCGCGAAGTACTCGCCGCTGCACAACCTGAAGCCGGGCACCTGCTACCCGGCGACGCTCGTCACCACCGCCGACCACGACGACCGCGTGGTGCCGGGCCACTCGTTCAAGTACGCGTCGGCGCTGCAGGCCGCGCAGGGCTGCGACCGCCCGACGCTGATCCGCATCGAGGCGCAGGGAAGCCACGGCTACCGCCCGCTCGACCGCACGATCGCCGAGCAGGCGGACCTGTGGGCGTTCGCGGCGAAGAACCTCGGCGTGGACGTGAAGTTCGCGAAGAGCCGCGCGATGCAGTGA
- a CDS encoding M20/M25/M40 family metallo-hydrolase, with protein MRTLLPLALLAAPLAAQPVKKDAPTAPSDPARLATLPAVRRALDTLRATNAWTLAQQTAVCEIPAPPFKEAARGAELKRRFEAMGLRNVRVDAEGNVIGERPGSGAGPTVLLSAHLDTVFPDGTDVHVKRDSSAATGVKLTGPGIGDDCRGLAVILAVGRALDAARVQTAGRILFVATVGEEGPGNLRGVRRIFASPLKDSIDYFISVDGGGNTLTSRAVGSVRYRVAFKGPGGHSYGAFGMPNPAHAMGRAMARIADFPVPTKPKATFNVGIVSGGQTVNSIPAEVSMEVDLRSESPQELSRLDRMLHAAVDSAVAAEKARWPRSTVPLAATFTDLGLRPASAQGDDAPIVRAALAAGRTVGFTPELDASSTDANIAMSLGGPAVTLDGGGRGLGSHSLGESYEDGPSGWLGPQWAALLVLSLAGVR; from the coding sequence ATGCGAACCCTGCTCCCCCTCGCCCTGCTCGCCGCGCCGCTCGCCGCGCAGCCCGTGAAGAAGGACGCGCCGACCGCGCCGTCGGATCCCGCGCGCCTCGCCACCCTGCCCGCCGTTAGGCGCGCGCTCGACACGCTCCGCGCGACGAACGCGTGGACGCTCGCCCAGCAGACCGCCGTGTGCGAGATCCCCGCGCCGCCGTTCAAGGAGGCGGCGCGCGGCGCGGAGCTGAAGCGGCGCTTCGAGGCGATGGGGCTCCGCAACGTGCGCGTCGACGCCGAGGGGAACGTGATCGGCGAGCGGCCGGGGAGCGGCGCCGGCCCGACCGTGCTGCTCTCCGCGCACCTCGACACCGTGTTCCCCGACGGCACCGACGTGCACGTGAAGCGCGACTCGAGCGCGGCGACCGGCGTGAAGCTCACCGGGCCCGGCATCGGCGACGACTGCCGCGGGCTCGCCGTCATCCTCGCCGTCGGCCGCGCGCTCGACGCCGCGCGCGTGCAGACCGCGGGGCGCATCCTGTTCGTCGCCACCGTCGGCGAGGAGGGCCCCGGCAACCTGCGCGGCGTGCGACGGATCTTCGCGTCGCCGCTGAAGGACTCCATCGACTACTTCATCTCCGTCGACGGCGGCGGCAACACGCTCACGAGCCGCGCGGTGGGGAGCGTGCGCTACCGGGTCGCGTTCAAGGGACCGGGTGGCCACAGCTACGGCGCGTTCGGCATGCCGAACCCCGCGCACGCCATGGGACGCGCGATGGCGCGCATCGCCGACTTCCCGGTGCCCACGAAGCCGAAGGCGACGTTCAACGTCGGGATCGTGAGCGGCGGCCAGACGGTGAACTCCATCCCCGCCGAGGTGTCGATGGAGGTGGATCTGCGGAGCGAGTCGCCGCAGGAGCTGTCGCGCCTCGACCGGATGCTGCACGCGGCGGTGGACTCCGCGGTCGCCGCGGAGAAGGCGCGCTGGCCGCGCTCCACCGTGCCGCTCGCGGCGACGTTCACCGACCTCGGGCTCCGTCCGGCGTCGGCGCAGGGGGACGACGCGCCGATCGTGCGGGCCGCGCTCGCCGCCGGCCGCACCGTGGGCTTCACGCCGGAGCTCGACGCGTCGAGCACCGACGCGAACATCGCCATGTCACTGGGCGGGCCTGCCGTGACGCTCGACGGCGGCGGGCGGGGGCTCGGCTCGCACTCGCTCGGCGAGTCGTACGAGGACGGCCCCAGCGGGTGGCTCGGGCCGCAGTGGGCGGCGCTGCTCGTGCTGTCGCTCGCCGGCGTGCGTTAG